CACCATTTTGCTTCCCTTGACGATGTAATGGGAAGCCAATCATCTATAGCTTTTTCTTTTGCAGTCCGTCGATCAACCTGTTGGCGATTATTAGATCAAAATCTGCGAATAAGAGAAAATTATGCTCAGGGGAGCAGGGAAAAAAATTATGCTCCATTTTTTAACAGGTAAAATTTTTGTTTTCCAAAAAATATCAAATCTTCTTCTCAGAAAGTACTAGGTCAAGATTTAGATTTCCAACATATTATTTGATTTTCAACGAAAATAAGTTGAATTCCACCAAGAAATTCTATACTACACTATTTATGATAGAcgaaaaattgaaaatttaacGGCACGTTGTTTTTAATACACGCTGATTTATCGAATTAGTAATGGAATTATATTTCAACATATATTTTTAACTAAATAACATGTTAACTGTTCACTCCCAACTAAAATGATTCCAAATATCACGGTCAAGtctattttaataaaataaaataataaattatagCTTTTATTTCCTTTTTAAGTTTAAACATGTTACCTTTTTTATCTATTTTTTCTAACcaaattctttttttttttttaaaaaaattcaaattaaattgAAAAAATCAAACAATACTAAACAAAGTCTGTACATCACACGAAATTCAAGCCAgtaaaaaataaattagaaaatatgGAAATTTGACAGTCAAGAATGTGGTTGCATACTTGCATCAACAGGCTAACCAATTTCATAAATGTATAACCCCGTAATTATGACAGAACATGAAATAGTACACACTTGTAAAGTGGAGAGTACTAAATATCACCATTGTTCATTGACTCTAAATCTGTTCGGTTTCTCGGTCAACTGTATGCAGCAACGGAGTCGATAGTGATCACAGGGTGACTAGTGATAATTCGGATAATCGTTAGCAACACTACTTACATTGGACACtaaattttaaaacaatattCAACAAAAATACTTCTGGAACTGCTACTTTATAACTTTAATACGGTGCAGAGAATTATAAAATTTACCAAACTTATGTCGTGCTCCCAAATTTTGTATGAAAAAAGAGAACGGAAAGAAGataaacaattttttttttaagatGTTCCCGAGTTATTTCTTGTAAATgatagaaaattttaaaaatattgatttgAAGGGAAATATTTTGAAAAGGATGTGAGAGTTTCATCCCAAATCATCCCATTTTTTAGAAGAAACTTTTGGgtggaaaattttgaaaattttctctCTCAAACTTTTCTCCTCTCCTAAAAAAACCGGGGAGCACAACTATGAAGGAAAATTAtaaaagtttcttttcttttctctcctGATTTGAACTCTTGAGCACAACGTTAATGCCCATttaaaaaatcttaaaataaataacttatgagttaaaatgaataagtaaTTTATAAGTGATGAGCAGATAAATACTTATAAATTACACAAGTTTTTGGACAATTTCATTTTTAAGTcggatttttttttatttaaataaatcaaaataaataatttttaaataaaatcatattatttcatgaattttagattagattaatatttaaaaatatatattttttaaattaaaattaataaaaaaataaaaaatcaaaataaattgaGAAAAAAATACGTCGTTAATAACATTCAACTTATTAGCTTATAAGTTGAAAATCAAACTTATAAGTTAGGTACACAAACACTAAGTACTTACGGATCTATAAGTGAATAAGTTAGGTGTTGGGCAAACAAGGCCTTAAAACTGAGCAAACCCGAAATATATCTGAAATGGACACTGCAACACTGGCATGCCAGACACTCCATAACTATACTGTAACTCCACAAACCTTCCCCGTTCCTTCGTTCACTTGCTTAAAACTGATCAATTCTGATTTCCTGGTGGTCATAAGTAGCAACTTTCGATGCCAAAGACACTTTTCTTGGTTTGAGTTCTGATTTGTCTTAGACCTCCAATAGGAGATTAAAAGGTGAAACCATTAGCAAAATGCCGATAGTGATGCATATCGCAGAAAAATAATGCCTGGTATATTATTTTTGTTCATAGGTTCATCACTAATCACAAATGCTCTATCATCACACATATACAAACCACGAAGAAGACAAAGCCCAAACTTATCTTTATATTACACCGTACAATCGTATCTTCAGTTGCATACACAATATACCAAGGGAAAATATAAACATAAACAGAAAAAGGCACCTGCATGATTAAGTTCCATGTAGATAAAACCTGGCATATCAAATATTTTCGGATTCTAGACAGTACAAGTCTTCCCAATTCCTTGTcataaaattttgttttgattttttcgtAGTAATCACAAGTAGAATGATATTCTAAGACATGTTTTGAGCACTCCTATGACATAAAATGTCTTCTGAAACTCGGAGACATTTATGAGAAGAATTTGTAATCCTTGGCCTGAATTATGATCTGCCTTAGCCCTCCAATAGGTGATAAAATCATCAGTAAGACTCCCATTATGATGCAAATCTGATATCCAGGAATTCATATCAAACGAAATTAAACGTAATTCCAAGGCATAATGTTAAAATAAGAACTGTAAACATATACTGCTACTGTAAACATACCCAGTTGGCAATCCAAGATAAGCTAAATCTCCTTGGTTTGTAGATAGCCAGCCACATAACACAAGGCAGCTAAAAATAACAAAAAATTTCGAAGAGTTAGAAATAAGCTTCTTGTTCTGAAGCCAATATTCCTTTGCATAATGGAAAAGGCTGAGTTGCTTACGAAATACGTAGTTGGGGCGAAGGCAAAGCCTCCGAAAAATCCTAGAAGACCACCGAAGAAAGGGAAACAGATGGCAACAAACATGGTAAAAGCTGAAAGCAAGAAACATTATAATCaatatcaaataaatcatcagaCTTGCAAGTATATCACCATGTCGCTTACCAACGTATAGATTCCTTGAAACAAAGCGCAGGCCAAAACTTGGTGGAAATTTTAATTTCTTGACCAAGACTGTTTCTATCATATCAAATACTGGCATTGCATAAATCTGACAATGACAAACAAGAAATGTCAGTATCAAATGCTAGAAGAAAATCATTGATCTTTGCACAAATGTATAACTTTTAGCAATTTTAGTTACCTGATAGCTTCCAATAACGTGGAAAACAACAAACATGTTGGCCATCGCGATGAGCCAATCCGGGTTTTTTAAGGTAATGAGTATGTTATCTGAAACTGCATTTCCAAACATCCAATATCCTATTAGAGCAACAGGGAAGTAGCACAAGGCCACAACTATGTATGCCACAACTACTCCCTTCCACATTGGACCCTTGGATGGCTTCTCGGGGgtagaagggattgttgcttgAATCTCCAGAACCACATTGTGCCCAGCATACGCAAAAGCAACATCTCCTAATGCACTAAAGAAGCCAAAAACTGTTCCAGCAGTAGACTTGGCTTTGTAGCCATATTCCACATCTGGTTGAACTCCTTTCTTAACAGAGGCTGTCCAAGCGATGGTAGAGTAACTgcattataaaaaaattaaatcaaataattgaGTCATTTCAATTAAAAATTATCAGGTCAGATAGGTGTAAGGCTATTGATCCTGTTAGTGAACTACTTTCCCACTTGGTAGGTTTTGTTTACAGCGCTTTTGGAATTCAAGCATTCTATAACTCTTCTTGAACTTTGGTCAGAAGGAAGCATACAGATGAGGCTTTTCAGAATTTTATCATACCTTAAGGACATGATTGCTGCAACTAACGAAACCCATGAAATGGAGTTGAAGTTAGGGAGATGGGAGATGACAAAATGGACAGAAGCAAATATCATAATGAAGTAGGTCAGCTTGATATCTTTGCAATCATTTTTGCAGACTAAGTTATGGAATTTCTGCAGAGATTTGCCTCCGGTGACCATGTAGACTATGTCCACCCCAACTTCTACAATAAGCTGTTGAGGCACCACAATGTAGAGACCAAGCTTCTCTCCAAAAGCGTACTGGCCTAGCTCATGATACCTGTCGAAACGTCTCCCAGGAACCATCTCATGCATCTCTACCATCTGCCACAATGTGTATAATGTGACAACCCAAGATATCACCAGTACAGCTACACCAGGACCCCTGAAAAAATAGGAGAACAGTTAGTTAGACGTTCACATGTATTTTCATATTTTTACCCTGATTGAAGCTAGAACCTTCCATATCTTGTTAAGAGAGAAGATAGGTCTCCACTAGGTCACAATGCTGAATATTCATTTCAAACTGGAAATATCTAACCTTAACCGAAAAACAACCATGGGAATTGGAAGACATGAAAAATAAACTTGGCAGATATCATGTAGACGGTTTTATGGAAGCTGGAAAAGTAAATTCTTCTACTCTGCAGATGATCTTATGCCTTCTATACCTACTAGAAGTATAGTTCAATTTTTGTTATGAGTGTTTCTATTTGCCTAGTAATGGCATTAAAAATATGTACCATCCGAGCTCTGACATAGCATAAGGGAGGCTGAGAACT
This sequence is a window from Apium graveolens cultivar Ventura chromosome 9, ASM990537v1, whole genome shotgun sequence. Protein-coding genes within it:
- the LOC141687145 gene encoding lysine histidine transporter 1-like, with protein sequence MVNPSDTNHRHNNSNVDRRTAKEKAIDDWLPITSSREAKWWYSAFHNVTAMVGAGVLSLPYAMSELGWGPGVAVLVISWVVTLYTLWQMVEMHEMVPGRRFDRYHELGQYAFGEKLGLYIVVPQQLIVEVGVDIVYMVTGGKSLQKFHNLVCKNDCKDIKLTYFIMIFASVHFVISHLPNFNSISWVSLVAAIMSLSYSTIAWTASVKKGVQPDVEYGYKAKSTAGTVFGFFSALGDVAFAYAGHNVVLEIQATIPSTPEKPSKGPMWKGVVVAYIVVALCYFPVALIGYWMFGNAVSDNILITLKNPDWLIAMANMFVVFHVIGSYQIYAMPVFDMIETVLVKKLKFPPSFGLRFVSRNLYVAFTMFVAICFPFFGGLLGFFGGFAFAPTTYFLPCVMWLAIYKPRRFSLSWIANWICIIMGVLLMILSPIGGLRQIIIQAKDYKFFS